The following are encoded together in the Astyanax mexicanus isolate ESR-SI-001 chromosome 8, AstMex3_surface, whole genome shotgun sequence genome:
- the LOC103025919 gene encoding clusterin-like protein 1: MIMMMTMVQMRLSLLLWCLSVTLGAPRSPRPLDESQLKLLSAEGVRYIDEEMKRALLGVKQMKESMDRTEEKQQQLIKTLKQSHDKKRGAEQLAQEAEQKLQEVEQQCQERLRPMWEQCRSCLEARCGSFYTSPCRQRSSSFSLQVEEFVRRMASKLNEDQDQLFNQGPDSQLKIQNQTQVPVNLNIQEYQSQGGDHKQHLEVSPLSNMDKDLVWIKNTFSRVKSTVTSLYSHSSALVSGMRKELGSAFFSTFNENIQPDPSLPTERLQAGGFTLSGGLTGAFDSFMEMGRSVLHEVSSALTQVLEGNEEEGGVQRASGDQLCRHLRSRGSVCRQTQSECDNCHQALLTECPEVPERYSELSEISLLFNASRSQYEEVLQVLRTHTEHTLRWAENMTRKHEWVTHIGNGTAPTHVFSLVKVVPGRSGLSGGSRTDTAVEVSVLNSPVLSFSVPVELDISDLAFIQYIAKEALLAYQNTLPKTFHSCQSGLAHPGSQDD, from the exons atgataatgatgatgacgaTGGTGCAGATGCGACTCTCGCTCCTCCTCTGGTGTCTTTCTGTCACTCTCGGCGCCCCACGGTCTCCCAGACCTCTGGATGAAAGCCAGTTGAAAT tgttatCTGCAGAGGGAGTGCGGTACATAGATGAAGAGATGAAGCGAGCTTTGCTGGGGGTTAAACAAATGAAGGAATCCATGGACAGAActgaagaaaaacagcaacaACTTATTAAGACCCTTAAACAAAGTCATGACAAGAAGAGG GGGGCAGAACAGCTGGCCCAGGAGGCTGAGCAGAAGCTGCAGGAGGTAGAGCAGCAGTGCCAGGAGAGGCTGAGGCCAATGTGGGAGCAGTGTCGTTCATGCTTAGAAGCCAGATGTGGGTCATTCTACACCTCACCCTGCCGACAGagatcctcctccttctctctgcag GTTGAAGAATTTGTCCGTAGAATGGCTTCCAAGCTCAACGAAGACCAAGACCAGCTTTTTAACCAGGGCCCAGACAGTCAGCTCAAGATCCAAAACCAGACCCAGGTGCCAGTGAACCTGAATATCCAAGAATATCAAAGCCAGGGAGGGGATCACAAACAGCACCTGGAGGTCTCCCCCCTGTCTAACATGGACAAGGATCTTGTCTGGATCAAGAACACATTCAGTCGTGTAAAGTCAACAGTGACCTCTCTGTACTCACACAGCTCAGCTTTAGTCTCTGGCATGCGCAAGGAGCTTGGCTCAGCATTCTTCTCCACTTTCAATGAAAATATCCAGCCGGATCCCTCTTTACCTACCGAGAGACTTCAGGCTGGGGGGTTTACTCTGAGTGGGGGTCTGACTGGAGCGTTTGACTCGTTTATGGAGATGGGACGAAGCGTTCTGCATGAGGTCAGCTCTGCTCTTACACAAGTGCTTGAAGGCAATGAAGAAGAGGGAGGGGTTCAGAGAG CATCGGGTGATCAGCTGTGCAGGCACCTGCGCAGTCGAGGCTCAGTGTGCAGACAAACACAAAGCGAGTGTGACAACTGCCATCAGGCCCTGCTCACAG aGTGCCCTGAAGTACCTGAACGTTACTCTGAGCTGAGTGAAATCTCCCTGCTCTTCAACGCCTCCCGGAGTCAGTATGAGGAGGTGTTGCAGGTGCTGCGAACACACACCGAACACACACTTCGCTGGGCCGAGAACATGACACGCAAACACGAGTGGGTCACACACATCGGTAACGGCACTGCTCCAACACACGTCTTCAGTCTGGTCAAG GTTGTACCAGGTCGCTCGGGTCTAAGCGGAGGTTCCAGGACAGATACAGCTGTGGAGGTGTCAGTTCTGAACAGCCctgtcctctctttctctgtacctGTGGAGCTGGATATATCTGACCTGGCTTTTATTCAGTACATCGCAAAGGAGGCCCTTCttgcttaccagaacactctgcCCAAAACCTTTCACTC